One Nonomuraea angiospora DNA segment encodes these proteins:
- a CDS encoding DUF5994 family protein, protein MPNHHPPVTPLALQPARVFLEPTLTRDGTLDGAWWPHSTDLQRELPALIRILQDRLGPILRVRLDTAAWDGIPAHLFVDGRFLRVSGLPAVPNTIRVIRGNQDGFLLLVIPPDTTGPIAAAAMRTAARTGNTLSANEILAHCHSAAHGGIPSTRMRRYRDSDADAVLALIDADRLPGQPACTPDKLGQAVSGLSQRDPALWADLEHSRTDVLVDQDDRVIGAVSCAVHHNDSTGQILWLHGREILDVVEALVSHALRELGGRDIIHAFTAALGLGLAALPTGRRPVTTKVLERAGFAGRNSWRYLHRTTPRDLDAMACSLVEVVCSKAPPGWWLKARNDDCSAQLVAQEPTDGLGVLWWFGADAGHADETLERALLQEADGLLRKHGASEITLYAAGDPEPAWAPFDAGFTEIDHLVSYTRRTSPLAARPVARRSADQGP, encoded by the coding sequence ATGCCGAACCACCATCCACCGGTCACGCCCCTCGCTCTCCAGCCGGCCCGGGTGTTCCTGGAGCCGACGCTGACCCGGGACGGAACGCTCGACGGCGCCTGGTGGCCCCACTCCACCGACCTCCAGCGCGAACTGCCCGCCCTCATCCGCATCCTCCAGGACCGGCTCGGTCCCATCCTCCGGGTCCGGCTCGACACGGCCGCATGGGACGGCATCCCTGCCCACCTGTTTGTCGACGGCCGGTTCCTGCGCGTCAGCGGCCTCCCGGCGGTACCCAACACGATCAGAGTGATCCGCGGCAACCAGGACGGCTTCCTGCTCCTGGTCATCCCACCCGACACCACCGGACCCATCGCCGCCGCCGCGATGAGAACCGCCGCACGAACAGGCAACACGTTGTCCGCGAACGAGATCCTCGCCCACTGCCACTCGGCCGCCCACGGCGGCATACCGAGCACGAGGATGCGCCGCTACCGCGACTCCGACGCAGACGCCGTGCTCGCGCTGATCGACGCCGACCGCCTGCCCGGCCAGCCTGCGTGCACGCCCGACAAGCTCGGCCAAGCCGTGTCCGGGTTGTCTCAGCGCGACCCGGCCCTTTGGGCCGATCTCGAACACTCCAGAACCGACGTGCTGGTGGATCAGGACGACCGGGTCATAGGCGCAGTGTCCTGCGCGGTGCATCACAACGACAGCACCGGGCAGATCCTGTGGTTGCACGGACGGGAGATCCTGGACGTCGTCGAGGCCCTCGTCTCCCACGCCCTGCGCGAGCTCGGCGGCAGGGACATCATCCACGCCTTCACTGCCGCGCTCGGCCTCGGGCTCGCCGCCCTGCCGACAGGCCGCCGACCCGTCACCACAAAAGTACTCGAGCGCGCCGGGTTCGCCGGACGAAACTCCTGGCGATACCTACACCGCACCACACCACGTGACCTCGATGCCATGGCATGCTCGTTGGTCGAGGTGGTCTGCAGCAAAGCTCCGCCGGGATGGTGGCTCAAAGCCCGAAATGACGACTGCTCCGCCCAACTCGTCGCCCAAGAGCCGACGGACGGCCTCGGCGTCCTGTGGTGGTTCGGGGCGGACGCCGGCCACGCCGACGAGACGCTCGAACGAGCGCTCCTCCAGGAGGCCGACGGCCTCCTGCGCAAACATGGAGCGTCGGAGATCACCCTGTACGCGGCGGGCGATCCGGAACCGGCCTGGGCACCGTTCGACGCCGGCTTCACCGAAATCGACCATCTCGTCTCCTACACCCGACGAACGTCCCCGCTGGCCGCCCGACCCGTCGCCCGGCGAAGCGCTGATCAGGGGCCCTGA
- a CDS encoding STAS domain-containing protein — protein MTVIDTAPLGVANPSSTTTVHLSGEIDIFSSAALRRRLLNTLHYSTSLLIIDLSQVSFCDAGGLAVLVGIQHRARRMGITLALRAPRPFMSRLLRTTGLDRGLPMVA, from the coding sequence ATGACCGTCATCGACACCGCGCCACTCGGCGTGGCCAACCCATCAAGTACGACCACCGTTCATCTGTCCGGCGAGATCGACATCTTCAGCAGCGCAGCGCTTCGCCGGCGACTGCTGAACACGCTGCACTACAGCACGAGCCTGCTCATCATCGACCTGTCGCAGGTGTCCTTCTGTGACGCCGGCGGCTTGGCCGTCCTGGTAGGCATCCAGCACCGCGCCCGGCGGATGGGCATCACCTTGGCCCTGAGGGCGCCCCGCCCGTTCATGTCCCGGCTGCTGCGCACCACCGGCCTGGACCGCGGCCTGCCGATGGTGGCGTGA
- a CDS encoding tyrosine-type recombinase/integrase, whose translation MPLSAPHAAVLADYTAALEHAPLADSTKTKYASRLRGYLAWLAGQADAGALNGDPLNDPVAATGAVRDFRRHLKNGRRAPNTIDTYLSAIDDFYARQGLGKPQAGRERDTRRTAPRTAPRALDARRARRYLRHVQLTASPRDKAIALLPYYAGLRISEVVGLDLTDVRLSARKGELRIRGKGRDAGKIRLLPVHPDLRQALADWLATRTGWKGAGTHTALFLNHRGARLSDRAAREIITGLGDAIGLGDDPTEPFSPHVLRHTFATQLIRDGKDPILVAELLGHSSLDTTRRYALPTEADKAAALDALITDH comes from the coding sequence GTGCCGCTCTCCGCTCCCCACGCCGCCGTCCTGGCCGACTACACCGCCGCACTCGAGCACGCCCCGCTGGCCGACTCCACCAAGACCAAGTACGCCTCCCGGCTGCGCGGCTACCTGGCCTGGCTGGCCGGCCAAGCCGACGCCGGCGCCCTGAACGGCGACCCGCTCAACGACCCGGTCGCCGCCACCGGCGCGGTACGCGACTTCCGCCGCCACCTCAAAAACGGCCGCCGCGCCCCCAACACCATCGACACCTACCTGTCGGCCATCGACGACTTCTACGCCCGCCAAGGCCTCGGCAAGCCCCAAGCAGGCCGCGAACGCGACACCCGCCGCACCGCCCCCCGCACCGCCCCCCGCGCCCTGGACGCCCGGCGCGCCCGCCGCTACCTCCGCCACGTCCAGCTCACCGCATCCCCACGGGACAAGGCCATCGCCCTGCTGCCTTACTACGCGGGCCTGCGCATTTCCGAAGTCGTCGGCCTCGACCTGACCGACGTACGCCTGTCGGCCCGCAAAGGCGAACTCCGCATCCGCGGAAAAGGCCGCGACGCCGGCAAGATCCGCCTGCTGCCCGTCCACCCCGACCTGCGCCAGGCCCTGGCCGACTGGCTGGCAACTCGCACCGGCTGGAAGGGAGCCGGCACCCACACCGCGCTGTTCCTCAACCACCGCGGCGCCCGGCTGAGCGACCGCGCAGCCCGAGAGATCATCACCGGCCTCGGCGACGCCATCGGCCTGGGCGACGACCCCACCGAGCCCTTCAGCCCACACGTCCTGCGCCACACCTTCGCCACCCAGCTCATCCGCGACGGCAAGGACCCCATTCTGGTTGCCGAGTTGCTGGGGCACAGCTCGTTGGACACCACCCGCCGCTACGCCCTGCCCACGGAAGCTGACAAGGCCGCCGCCCTGGACGCTCTCATCACCGATCACTGA
- a CDS encoding DUF5994 family protein: protein MPRVDSALRLGLHPVLDRRAVVDGAWWPYSRDAAAELPGLIAAVDRLLDRVTLRIGLHRDAWQSIPHRIPACGRQVRIGWFRHTDPRLITLIFAAGEPVVLLVIPPDTAAGPAEATLKLTAQDTAGLSIDDILTVARLPPNPAAPLRADGR from the coding sequence ATGCCTCGGGTCGATTCCGCGCTACGGCTCGGTCTCCACCCGGTGCTGGATCGGCGAGCCGTGGTGGACGGGGCCTGGTGGCCCTACTCCCGCGACGCGGCCGCCGAACTACCCGGCCTCATCGCCGCCGTGGACCGGCTGCTTGATCGAGTCACGCTGCGCATCGGCCTGCATCGCGACGCGTGGCAGAGCATCCCGCACCGCATCCCGGCATGCGGGCGTCAGGTTCGCATCGGCTGGTTCCGCCACACCGACCCGCGCCTGATCACTCTCATCTTCGCGGCCGGCGAGCCGGTCGTACTGCTGGTCATCCCGCCGGACACCGCCGCCGGACCTGCCGAGGCCACGCTCAAGCTCACCGCCCAGGACACCGCCGGCTTGAGCATCGACGACATTCTCACCGTCGCGCGCTTGCCGCCCAACCCCGCTGCGCCCCTGCGCGCGGACGGCCGCTGA
- a CDS encoding STAS domain-containing protein, producing the protein MNLALLTNPAPLNAVADTHPAIDSAVRLRLDPILYRRDATAGVWWPYSRNAAAELPDLIAAVDQRLSRITQCVGLRADAWDDIPYRIPARGREVRVDCLRGADPHLIVLTVTGTEPVTLLVVPPDAGPHQAAHLLSAYRPAEPVASTPEADASAGWENEGGFVIEQDPQDVPRGQRAGQADRKPRASLLRSEHGVTVTDAFPLGRADPTVPTTVRLAGEIDICTSPALRSRLLGTLKYSTSLLILDLSAVSFCDAAGLAVLVGIQRSARTMGITLALAAPRPVMSKLLHITGLDRSLPMV; encoded by the coding sequence ATGAACCTCGCACTGCTTACAAATCCCGCACCGCTGAACGCCGTTGCCGACACGCACCCCGCGATCGACTCCGCGGTCCGGCTCCGGCTTGATCCCATCCTTTACCGGCGGGACGCCACAGCTGGAGTGTGGTGGCCCTACTCCCGCAACGCCGCCGCCGAACTGCCCGATCTCATTGCCGCGGTCGACCAGCGACTGAGCCGGATCACGCAGTGCGTCGGCCTGCGCGCCGATGCCTGGGACGACATCCCCTACCGTATCCCCGCTCGCGGCCGGGAGGTCAGGGTGGACTGCTTGCGTGGGGCCGATCCGCACCTGATCGTCCTGACCGTCACGGGGACCGAACCCGTCACGCTGTTGGTTGTTCCGCCCGACGCGGGACCTCACCAGGCGGCGCACTTGCTCAGCGCGTACCGGCCCGCCGAGCCCGTCGCCAGCACGCCGGAGGCCGACGCCTCGGCCGGCTGGGAGAACGAGGGCGGATTTGTCATCGAACAGGATCCACAAGACGTACCCCGCGGGCAGCGAGCCGGTCAAGCCGACCGGAAGCCACGCGCGTCTCTCCTCCGATCGGAGCATGGCGTGACCGTCACCGACGCCTTCCCGCTCGGCAGAGCCGATCCAACGGTGCCGACCACTGTCCGCCTCGCCGGCGAGATCGACATCTGCACCAGCCCGGCGCTGCGCTCGCGTCTGCTGGGCACCCTGAAGTACAGCACGAGCCTGCTCATCCTCGATCTGTCCGCGGTGTCATTCTGCGATGCCGCCGGCCTGGCCGTCCTGGTCGGCATCCAGCGCAGCGCCCGAACCATGGGTATCACCCTGGCCCTGGCCGCGCCCCGCCCAGTCATGTCCAAACTGCTGCACATTACCGGCCTGGACCGCAGCCTGCCGATGGTGTGA
- a CDS encoding DoxX family protein — MSALPDPVWPVVVLAIIQVGDAVMCIKPVPFIAQCFEDVNWPRRYWWIMPPLKFAAAAGLILGIWLPYLGAVTCAALVLYFMVAIAMHIAARDFGRNLFLNATAMLLICIAVGFFSFMA, encoded by the coding sequence ATGTCAGCATTGCCCGATCCGGTTTGGCCGGTTGTCGTCCTAGCGATCATCCAGGTCGGTGACGCCGTCATGTGCATCAAGCCCGTTCCGTTCATCGCCCAGTGCTTCGAAGACGTGAACTGGCCGCGACGTTACTGGTGGATCATGCCCCCGCTGAAGTTCGCCGCCGCGGCCGGTCTGATCCTGGGCATCTGGCTGCCGTACCTCGGTGCCGTGACCTGTGCTGCGCTCGTCCTCTACTTCATGGTCGCCATCGCGATGCACATCGCGGCCCGAGACTTCGGCCGTAACCTCTTCCTCAACGCCACCGCCATGCTGTTGATCTGCATCGCCGTCGGCTTCTTCAGCTTCATGGCATGA
- a CDS encoding TetR/AcrR family transcriptional regulator, producing the protein MSTARDRWLNEGLKVLAEEGAAGIRIDRIAARLNLSKGSFHHHFDGAEGYKKALLAHFEHLSIETLENAIADVGESAGARVILARLTKLVRPGGTGLYRPELDIAVRAWATWDADVRAVQTRLDEARLSALQRVWRSAVASDEEARTAALLPYLLAVGATVVFPPVDADQLRDLYEILLPLVPDSSSQTRDGTTSPP; encoded by the coding sequence ATGAGTACGGCACGAGACCGGTGGTTGAACGAAGGCTTGAAGGTCCTCGCTGAAGAAGGCGCAGCAGGGATTCGAATCGACCGGATCGCCGCTCGGCTTAACCTGTCGAAAGGGTCGTTCCACCATCACTTCGATGGCGCAGAGGGATACAAGAAAGCGCTTCTCGCCCATTTCGAGCACCTATCGATCGAAACGCTCGAGAATGCAATTGCCGACGTCGGCGAGTCGGCTGGTGCCCGGGTAATTCTGGCACGGCTGACGAAACTCGTCCGCCCTGGCGGCACAGGACTCTATCGTCCAGAACTCGATATCGCAGTGCGGGCGTGGGCGACATGGGATGCGGATGTGCGTGCCGTGCAGACCCGCCTGGACGAGGCCAGACTGTCCGCACTCCAGCGGGTGTGGCGATCAGCCGTCGCCAGCGACGAGGAGGCCCGGACGGCGGCCCTGTTGCCCTACCTGCTTGCGGTTGGAGCAACTGTCGTCTTTCCTCCCGTCGACGCTGACCAGCTTCGCGACCTCTATGAAATCCTCCTACCCCTCGTACCGGATAGCTCCAGCCAGACACGGGACGGCACGACGTCACCACCGTGA
- a CDS encoding sensor histidine kinase: MRNRVGLLAAMVAGRITVRMLRRVGSISGDLAKINISDEYGQIVQRRDLAQVAQLVENINVSLDMLDRERRFASTIAHEIRSPLAGIRVAVEEALADPDRVDYSGVFEGVLRGVDRVEALATDLLLIARSRAAEIEWEQIDLCELVRREVAVRTDPVPVEVICTPGVLVKAMPTQICEIVTNLLDNAQRYARHQVQVQVDRSDRMARLMVRDDGPGVPEKDRKRVFDRLYRLKTIPQHGSTSTGLGLAITWEIVRAHHGTVWVEPAPIGGACFIVQLPLAVPSGPES; this comes from the coding sequence TTGCGCAACCGGGTGGGGTTGCTGGCTGCCATGGTGGCCGGCCGGATAACGGTCCGGATGCTGCGGCGGGTGGGCAGTATCTCCGGTGATCTCGCTAAGATCAACATCAGCGATGAGTACGGCCAGATCGTCCAGCGGCGTGACCTGGCGCAGGTAGCGCAACTGGTCGAGAACATCAACGTGAGTCTGGACATGCTGGACCGTGAGCGGCGGTTCGCCTCCACCATCGCCCACGAGATCCGCTCCCCACTGGCCGGGATACGCGTCGCGGTGGAAGAGGCGCTTGCCGATCCTGACCGGGTCGACTACTCCGGGGTGTTCGAAGGGGTGCTACGCGGGGTGGATCGGGTGGAGGCGCTGGCCACTGATCTGCTATTGATCGCTCGCAGTCGCGCCGCCGAAATAGAGTGGGAACAGATCGACCTGTGCGAGCTGGTCAGGCGGGAAGTCGCTGTCCGGACCGACCCCGTCCCGGTTGAAGTGATCTGCACTCCCGGTGTGCTGGTCAAGGCTATGCCCACTCAGATCTGCGAGATCGTGACCAACCTGCTGGACAACGCCCAGCGCTACGCCAGACACCAGGTGCAGGTCCAAGTCGACCGCAGCGACCGCATGGCGCGACTGATGGTCCGCGATGACGGCCCCGGCGTGCCGGAGAAAGACAGGAAACGCGTCTTCGACCGGCTGTACCGGCTCAAGACCATCCCTCAGCATGGCAGTACCAGCACCGGCCTCGGCCTGGCCATCACCTGGGAAATCGTCAGAGCCCACCACGGGACCGTATGGGTCGAGCCGGCCCCTATCGGCGGGGCTTGCTTCATCGTTCAACTGCCCCTCGCGGTCCCCTCGGGACCCGAAAGCTGA
- a CDS encoding acyl-CoA desaturase: MRAQAPAAAYDGRSPFPHAQQRLSVHAGQVALTATIVIAPFIALGAGIWLAWGRGVTLTDLLLAAVFYVATGLGVTVGFHRLLTHRSFTARPWLRVILAVAGSMSFQGKLIDWVAVHRRHHAFTDQPGDPHSPYRYGTGPGGQLRGLAHAHLGWLFSSEPTSATRYAPDLLRNDPAMLRISRAFPALCAASLLLPFAAGWAISGSLYGGLTAFIWAGLVRIALLQHVTWSVNSLCHVIGERPHKTRRHDRSTDLWPLALLSFGESWHNGHHSQPNCARHGRTGRQIDPSAALISLFERLNWATNVHWQPADVLGHQRTVAGKHMLRTGTLPARLGDVSPGQHAPENLVPHREEIYGEGRNSRKAPG, translated from the coding sequence ATGCGCGCCCAGGCCCCGGCTGCGGCATACGACGGGCGATCTCCGTTCCCGCACGCCCAGCAGCGCCTCAGTGTCCATGCCGGGCAGGTGGCGCTGACGGCCACGATCGTCATCGCGCCGTTCATCGCGCTGGGCGCCGGAATCTGGCTGGCGTGGGGACGTGGGGTCACCCTCACCGACCTGCTGCTGGCCGCCGTCTTCTACGTCGCGACCGGGCTGGGAGTGACGGTCGGCTTCCACCGGCTGCTGACCCACCGCTCCTTCACCGCCCGCCCCTGGCTACGCGTTATCCTGGCCGTGGCCGGGTCGATGAGCTTCCAGGGCAAGCTGATCGACTGGGTGGCCGTCCACCGCCGCCACCACGCCTTCACCGACCAGCCGGGCGACCCGCACTCCCCCTACCGCTACGGCACCGGTCCCGGCGGACAACTGCGCGGCCTTGCCCATGCCCACCTGGGCTGGCTGTTTTCCAGCGAACCCACCTCGGCCACACGGTATGCCCCCGACCTGCTGCGCAACGATCCGGCCATGCTGCGTATCTCGCGCGCCTTCCCCGCCTTGTGCGCCGCCTCCCTGCTCCTGCCGTTCGCGGCGGGCTGGGCGATCAGCGGCAGCCTCTACGGTGGGCTGACCGCGTTCATCTGGGCCGGCCTGGTCCGCATCGCCCTGCTGCAGCACGTGACCTGGAGCGTCAACTCCCTGTGCCACGTGATTGGCGAGCGGCCGCACAAAACCCGCCGCCACGACCGCTCCACCGACCTGTGGCCGCTGGCCCTGCTGTCCTTCGGGGAAAGCTGGCACAACGGCCACCACAGCCAGCCCAACTGCGCCCGGCACGGCCGCACCGGCCGCCAGATCGACCCCTCCGCCGCACTCATCAGCCTGTTCGAACGCCTGAATTGGGCCACCAACGTGCACTGGCAGCCCGCCGACGTCCTCGGCCACCAACGCACGGTGGCCGGCAAACACATGCTGCGCACCGGCACCCTCCCGGCGCGCCTGGGAGACGTTAGCCCTGGTCAGCACGCCCCAGAGAACCTCGTTCCACACAGAGAGGAGATCTATGGTGAGGGGAGGAACTCCAGGAAGGCGCCAGGGTGA
- a CDS encoding universal stress protein: MSDQGNRRSILVGYDESPGSEQALRWAVEEARLRRLPMLVCHAWQWPYPLRPISEQVLVHLENIATNVVHNGVDHARGFDARVEVRPLLAKGPVSAVLLDAAHEAALVVLGSRGVGGFEDLRVGSAAVQVPAYSVRPVIVVRPEEPAGQSSVRVVVGIDGSPASQAAFAFALEEAALRGGTVRAICGWWDPGALPGPDQLPFVDAATMRAGAEARFQQVMSVPTSQYPDVPVTTDFVDERPPRAIVEAAKGASLLVLGGHGPGVRSGALLGVVTQAALSEVHCPVAVIPFPN, translated from the coding sequence ATGAGCGATCAGGGCAACAGGCGGTCCATCCTGGTCGGCTACGACGAATCGCCGGGAAGTGAGCAGGCGTTGCGCTGGGCGGTCGAAGAGGCGCGGCTGCGTCGACTTCCCATGCTGGTCTGTCACGCTTGGCAGTGGCCATACCCTTTGCGCCCCATCAGCGAGCAGGTGCTGGTGCACCTCGAGAATATCGCCACCAACGTGGTGCACAACGGTGTCGACCACGCGCGCGGATTCGACGCCCGTGTCGAGGTCCGGCCGTTGCTGGCCAAGGGTCCGGTTTCGGCGGTGTTGTTGGATGCGGCACACGAGGCCGCGCTCGTGGTGTTGGGTTCCCGAGGGGTAGGAGGCTTCGAGGACCTGCGGGTGGGGTCAGCAGCCGTGCAGGTCCCCGCTTACAGCGTCAGGCCCGTCATTGTGGTACGGCCGGAGGAACCGGCAGGTCAGAGCAGTGTACGGGTCGTGGTCGGCATCGACGGCTCGCCCGCCAGCCAGGCGGCGTTCGCTTTCGCCCTGGAGGAGGCCGCATTGCGTGGCGGGACAGTGAGGGCCATTTGCGGCTGGTGGGATCCCGGAGCTCTGCCAGGGCCTGATCAACTTCCCTTTGTGGACGCCGCGACGATGCGCGCTGGAGCTGAGGCCCGCTTCCAGCAGGTGATGTCGGTACCGACCTCCCAGTACCCAGATGTGCCGGTGACGACCGACTTTGTGGACGAGCGTCCCCCGCGGGCGATCGTCGAAGCCGCCAAGGGCGCGTCATTGCTCGTGCTGGGAGGACACGGGCCCGGTGTGAGGTCTGGCGCCCTGTTGGGAGTGGTTACCCAGGCTGCGCTATCCGAAGTTCACTGCCCGGTGGCCGTGATCCCGTTCCCGAACTGA